A stretch of Haloprofundus halophilus DNA encodes these proteins:
- a CDS encoding Sec-independent protein translocase subunit TatA/TatB, producing MFDTAIPLFGALPGGPEMLIILLIIVLLFGANKLPKLARSTGQAMGEFKKGREEIEEELQQMEGSSDDSTEDTTTTSPSTSTASTQTNNEATEQSSN from the coding sequence ATGTTCGACACCGCAATACCACTGTTCGGGGCGCTTCCGGGGGGGCCCGAAATGCTCATCATCCTCCTCATCATCGTCCTGCTGTTCGGCGCGAACAAGCTGCCGAAGCTCGCGCGCTCGACCGGTCAGGCGATGGGCGAGTTCAAGAAAGGACGCGAAGAGATCGAAGAGGAACTCCAGCAGATGGAGGGCTCCTCCGACGACTCGACCGAGGACACGACGACCACCTCGCCGTCTACGTCGACCGCGTCGACGCAGACGAACAACGAAGCGACCGAGCAGAGCAGCAACTGA
- a CDS encoding redoxin domain-containing protein, with translation MVDVGDDAPDFTVPLADGDVGSFTLSERLDETPLVLAFFPAAFTGTCTSEMNTFSDRIETFDSADANVYGVSVDTPFALNEFRRQNDLRFPLLSDTNRTLVERYGVSMDFASLGVENVAKRAVFVVDESGAVTYKWVSDDPGVEPNYEEIQTAAADAAN, from the coding sequence ATGGTCGACGTAGGAGACGACGCCCCCGACTTCACCGTACCGCTGGCCGACGGCGACGTGGGTTCGTTCACGCTGTCGGAACGACTCGACGAGACGCCGCTGGTGCTGGCGTTCTTCCCGGCGGCGTTCACGGGGACGTGTACGAGCGAGATGAACACGTTCAGCGACCGCATCGAAACCTTCGATTCCGCGGACGCGAACGTCTACGGCGTCAGCGTCGACACGCCCTTCGCGCTCAACGAGTTCCGCCGGCAGAACGACCTGAGATTCCCGCTTTTGAGCGATACGAACCGCACGCTCGTAGAGCGCTACGGCGTCTCGATGGACTTCGCCTCCCTCGGCGTGGAAAACGTCGCCAAGCGCGCCGTGTTCGTCGTCGACGAGAGCGGGGCGGTGACGTACAAGTGGGTCAGCGACGACCCGGGCGTCGAGCCGAACTACGAGGAGATTCAGACCGCCGCGGCCGACGCCGCAAACTGA
- a CDS encoding HD domain-containing protein: MSSDASVDPTDATDGGREYNPEADHAYPDEKLNEVLPELLDDPEVTTYLEAQNVNAVTRKGYNDHGTKHIEIVRNRALRLYDLLKRGGVEFNGARQQGLDEADEPVIVALAATLHDIGHVVHRDEHAYYSIPLAADLLDRFLPQFYETPSVVRVKAEVLHAILCHHTEEDPLTHEAGVIRIADALDMERGRSRIPYEKGGRGINTLSSQAINSVSLKEGDDVPVLVEIEMINAAGVYQVDNLLKAKMQNSRLEEDIRIVAVNTKADDQLVERIEL; the protein is encoded by the coding sequence ATGAGTAGTGACGCGAGCGTCGACCCGACGGACGCGACCGACGGTGGGCGAGAGTACAACCCGGAAGCCGACCACGCCTACCCCGACGAGAAGCTGAACGAGGTTCTGCCCGAACTGCTCGACGACCCCGAGGTGACGACGTATCTGGAGGCGCAGAACGTCAACGCCGTCACGCGGAAGGGGTACAACGACCACGGGACGAAACACATCGAGATCGTCCGCAACCGCGCGTTGCGTCTGTACGACCTGCTCAAGCGCGGCGGCGTCGAGTTCAACGGCGCGCGCCAGCAGGGCCTCGACGAGGCCGACGAGCCCGTCATCGTCGCCCTCGCGGCGACGCTGCACGACATCGGCCACGTCGTCCACCGCGACGAGCACGCCTACTACTCGATTCCGCTCGCGGCGGACCTCCTGGACCGTTTTCTCCCGCAGTTCTACGAGACGCCGAGCGTCGTCCGGGTGAAAGCCGAGGTGCTGCACGCCATCCTCTGTCACCACACCGAGGAGGACCCGCTGACCCACGAGGCGGGCGTCATCCGCATCGCCGACGCCCTCGACATGGAACGCGGTCGGTCGCGCATCCCCTACGAGAAAGGCGGCCGCGGCATCAACACCCTCTCCAGCCAGGCCATCAACAGCGTCTCGCTCAAGGAGGGCGACGACGTGCCCGTCCTCGTCGAGATCGAGATGATAAACGCGGCGGGCGTCTACCAGGTCGACAACCTCCTGAAGGCGAAGATGCAGAACTCCCGACTGGAGGAGGACATCCGCATCGTCGCGGTCAACACCAAAGCCGACGACCAACTCGTCGAGCGCATCGAACTGTAG
- a CDS encoding MFS transporter, giving the protein MSLPGRSLALLKNREFAALAGTAFARSQAYSTVVIALALYAELYDTTGVVEGLFGTAFAFVQLLIVLPLGRKIDTGNAKHYLLAGLALNVVVFGAFVFVDSAVHVILVRMLQGIGASLLWITGSTVVGEISPDDESGRWLGSYNQVAALSSLLGDVVGGYLLYAHGFTLTYLALSAVTIGAFVLVFFNLRSNPGGRKDPEDATSIETFGALLDRPLVRALVFFRLSFSVGKMAVIIFLPIFAIREFGISEFAVGWILAGGKLTKSLSQGYVGDLTDRIGHKPYFVATGALVYGVGTAFIPFALVAEGTLDPVRIETFEGTLTLGGAFFSLFAAYAVLGVADSLRLPASMALFVEEGERFDSVASSMSLRSISWKIGQVAGPLMVGFVKDFVSTTAAFLFAAAFIVFATGVFVFTYRRMKPTETAAAVPGD; this is encoded by the coding sequence GTGTCGCTTCCGGGCCGGTCGCTGGCACTGCTCAAAAACCGGGAGTTCGCCGCTCTCGCGGGGACGGCGTTCGCCCGTAGTCAGGCGTACTCGACGGTCGTCATCGCGCTGGCGCTGTACGCCGAGCTGTACGACACGACGGGCGTCGTCGAGGGGCTGTTCGGGACGGCGTTCGCGTTCGTGCAGCTCCTCATCGTTCTCCCGTTGGGTCGGAAGATAGACACCGGGAACGCGAAGCACTACCTGCTCGCCGGGTTGGCGCTGAACGTCGTCGTCTTCGGGGCGTTCGTGTTCGTCGACAGCGCCGTTCACGTCATTTTAGTTCGGATGCTCCAGGGGATCGGTGCGAGTCTCCTCTGGATCACCGGGTCGACGGTCGTCGGCGAGATAAGCCCCGACGACGAGAGCGGTCGGTGGCTGGGGTCGTACAACCAGGTCGCGGCGCTCTCCAGTCTCCTCGGTGACGTCGTCGGCGGGTATCTCCTCTACGCGCACGGCTTCACTCTCACGTATCTCGCGCTGAGCGCGGTGACAATCGGCGCGTTCGTCCTCGTGTTCTTCAACCTCCGGTCGAACCCCGGCGGCCGGAAAGACCCCGAGGACGCGACGAGCATCGAGACGTTCGGCGCGCTGTTGGACCGGCCGCTGGTCCGAGCGCTCGTGTTCTTCCGTCTCTCGTTCAGCGTCGGGAAGATGGCGGTCATCATCTTTCTACCCATCTTCGCAATCCGCGAGTTCGGTATCTCGGAGTTCGCGGTCGGGTGGATTCTCGCCGGCGGCAAGCTCACCAAGTCGCTGTCGCAGGGGTACGTCGGCGACCTGACCGACCGCATCGGCCACAAACCGTACTTCGTCGCGACGGGAGCGCTGGTCTACGGCGTCGGGACGGCGTTCATCCCTTTCGCGCTCGTCGCCGAGGGGACGCTCGACCCGGTACGCATCGAGACCTTCGAGGGGACGCTGACGCTCGGCGGCGCGTTCTTCTCGCTGTTCGCCGCCTACGCGGTACTGGGCGTCGCCGACAGCCTCCGCCTCCCGGCGAGCATGGCGCTGTTCGTCGAAGAGGGAGAGCGGTTCGACTCCGTCGCCAGCAGCATGTCGCTTCGCTCCATCTCGTGGAAGATCGGACAGGTGGCCGGCCCGCTGATGGTGGGGTTCGTCAAAGACTTCGTCTCTACTACCGCGGCGTTCCTGTTCGCCGCGGCCTTCATCGTCTTCGCGACCGGTGTGTTCGTCTTCACCTACCGCCGGATGAAGCCGACCGAGACCGCGGCGGCGGTACCCGGCGACTGA
- a CDS encoding twin-arginine translocase TatA/TatE family subunit: MGFILFGGLPGGPEMLIILLIVVLLFGANKLPELARSTGQAMGEFQRGREETEQELRRSSTPSPSSTASDRPGAPSSATVGDDTGTDAVSDDTESDAVSDDTGTDVESDATESESRSAN, encoded by the coding sequence ATGGGGTTTATACTCTTTGGCGGATTGCCGGGCGGTCCCGAGATGCTCATCATCCTCCTCATCGTCGTCCTGCTGTTCGGCGCGAACAAACTCCCGGAACTCGCGCGCTCGACCGGTCAGGCGATGGGCGAGTTCCAGCGCGGGCGCGAAGAGACCGAGCAGGAACTTCGCCGGTCGTCGACGCCGTCGCCGTCGTCGACCGCATCGGACCGACCGGGTGCTCCCTCCTCGGCGACCGTGGGTGACGATACCGGAACCGACGCCGTGAGCGACGATACCGAAAGCGACGCCGTGAGCGACGATACCGGAACCGACGTCGAGAGCGACGCTACCGAAAGCGAATCGCGCTCGGCGAACTGA
- a CDS encoding DUF7835 family putative zinc beta-ribbon protein — translation MEKVNRQSAPTEPDDDYTLTEHCADCGRETEQKVEVSIVSTSDEQQTNPENRKFARVPCRTATCLSCGTVTERLRR, via the coding sequence ATGGAGAAAGTAAATCGACAGAGCGCACCTACCGAACCGGACGACGACTACACGCTGACGGAGCACTGCGCCGACTGCGGACGAGAGACGGAACAGAAAGTCGAAGTGAGTATCGTCTCGACGAGCGACGAACAGCAGACGAACCCCGAGAATCGGAAGTTCGCACGCGTCCCGTGCCGGACCGCGACGTGTCTCAGTTGTGGCACCGTCACGGAACGACTCCGACGCTGA
- a CDS encoding outer membrane protein assembly factor BamB family protein: MSNPDLSRRRFLAASGAVGVGGPAALSRFPGVAARESARSQGDGEFTQQAGAQPQPGAWPMFQSDAANSGYQIDGIGPSEGVTVRWRFTPGARQILGRDVSGILSSPAVVGGTVYIGANDGRLYAKDAETGDQRWQFESGEVLARSPAVVDGTVYAGASTGKQPIYAINAENGSERWSFETIDALGRATKGRSPSSPTVVDGTVYVGSAETSIVDPRGAVYALDADTGDTQWTARVDGYVDGTPAVDETSVYVGGSTGGVYAFDADTGELRWQFDTEDVVRSSPSVVDGTVYVGSDDTNVYAIDAETGDQRWQHVTKRGVQSSPSVADGVVYVGSDDGGLYALDVMTGRRRWRYPTGGFVRSSPTIAGDTVYVGSSSSSVHAVDADSGERRWRFETDGNVLSSPAAVDGSLYVAALGGSVYALSGTSPSSSVS; encoded by the coding sequence GTGTCGAACCCAGACCTATCCCGCCGACGGTTTCTCGCCGCCAGCGGTGCAGTCGGTGTCGGTGGTCCGGCCGCCCTCTCTCGGTTCCCGGGAGTCGCTGCCCGCGAAAGCGCCCGCTCGCAGGGCGACGGCGAGTTCACACAGCAGGCGGGGGCACAGCCGCAACCCGGCGCGTGGCCGATGTTTCAGAGCGACGCCGCGAACTCCGGCTACCAGATAGACGGCATCGGACCGTCGGAAGGAGTGACCGTCCGCTGGCGGTTCACGCCCGGGGCGAGACAGATTCTCGGCCGGGACGTCAGCGGGATTCTGTCGAGTCCGGCCGTCGTCGGCGGCACCGTCTACATCGGTGCCAACGACGGTCGACTGTACGCCAAAGACGCCGAGACCGGCGACCAGCGCTGGCAGTTCGAGTCCGGGGAGGTGCTCGCGCGAAGCCCCGCCGTCGTCGACGGCACCGTCTACGCGGGGGCGTCGACGGGGAAACAGCCGATATACGCGATAAACGCCGAGAACGGGAGCGAGCGGTGGTCGTTCGAGACGATAGACGCCCTCGGACGGGCGACGAAGGGTCGCTCGCCGAGCAGTCCGACCGTCGTCGACGGCACCGTCTACGTCGGCAGCGCCGAGACGTCCATCGTCGACCCGCGGGGAGCGGTGTACGCGCTCGACGCCGACACCGGTGACACGCAGTGGACCGCCCGAGTCGACGGATACGTCGACGGAACGCCCGCCGTCGACGAGACGTCCGTCTACGTCGGCGGGTCGACGGGGGGAGTGTACGCGTTCGACGCCGACACCGGCGAACTTCGGTGGCAGTTCGACACCGAAGACGTCGTTCGGAGCAGTCCGAGCGTCGTCGACGGCACCGTCTACGTCGGCAGCGACGACACCAACGTTTACGCCATCGACGCCGAGACCGGCGACCAGCGCTGGCAGCACGTCACGAAGAGAGGCGTACAGAGTAGTCCGAGCGTCGCCGACGGCGTCGTCTACGTCGGCAGCGACGACGGCGGCCTGTACGCGCTCGACGTGATGACCGGTCGGCGGCGCTGGCGCTATCCGACCGGCGGATTCGTCAGGAGCAGCCCGACTATCGCCGGCGACACGGTTTACGTGGGCAGTTCGAGTTCGAGCGTCCACGCCGTCGACGCCGATAGCGGTGAGAGACGCTGGCGCTTCGAGACGGACGGCAACGTACTCAGTAGCCCCGCCGCCGTCGACGGAAGTCTGTACGTGGCGGCGCTGGGCGGGTCGGTGTACGCGCTCTCGGGAACGTCTCCCTCGTCGTCCGTGTCGTGA
- a CDS encoding methylated-DNA--[protein]-cysteine S-methyltransferase encodes MDVELFGTTVALDEAVVSVSPDELRRQIAAYESGERRTFDLELQQPAGFTGAVMEAMAEIPYGETRTYGQLAAKLDTAAVAVGGACGRNPLPIVVPCHRVVGADSLGGYSAGGEQGLRLKRRLLDHERANE; translated from the coding sequence ATGGACGTAGAACTGTTCGGAACGACTGTCGCGCTGGACGAGGCGGTCGTTTCGGTTTCACCGGACGAACTCCGTCGACAGATCGCCGCCTACGAGTCCGGCGAGCGTCGGACGTTCGACCTCGAACTGCAGCAACCCGCCGGCTTCACCGGCGCGGTGATGGAAGCGATGGCCGAGATACCGTACGGAGAGACGCGTACGTACGGCCAACTGGCGGCGAAGCTCGACACCGCGGCCGTCGCCGTCGGTGGAGCGTGCGGGCGGAACCCACTTCCCATCGTCGTGCCGTGTCACCGCGTCGTCGGCGCGGACTCGCTCGGCGGCTACTCCGCCGGTGGCGAGCAGGGGCTCCGACTGAAACGCCGTCTCCTCGACCACGAGCGCGCAAACGAGTGA
- the eif1A gene encoding translation initiation factor eIF-1A, which produces MSEERSRRRNLRMPANGEQFALVTDMQGYGRVRLRCDDGKERMGRIPGRMRKRIWIREGDVVLVEPWDWQDEKADIVWRYDQQDAEQLREEGHINVG; this is translated from the coding sequence ATGAGCGAAGAGCGCTCCCGGCGGCGGAACCTCCGGATGCCCGCGAACGGCGAGCAGTTCGCACTCGTGACGGACATGCAGGGGTACGGCCGCGTCCGACTCCGCTGCGACGACGGCAAAGAACGGATGGGACGCATCCCGGGTCGGATGCGTAAGCGAATCTGGATTCGAGAGGGCGACGTCGTCCTCGTCGAACCGTGGGACTGGCAGGACGAGAAAGCCGACATCGTGTGGCGATACGACCAGCAGGACGCCGAGCAGTTGCGCGAGGAAGGCCACATCAACGTCGGGTGA
- a CDS encoding Tm-1-like ATP-binding domain-containing protein yields the protein MSVVIVGTLDTKGEEIAFARDVIEAQGVNVHVVDVGVMDDPEFTPDTDAETVAEAGGTSLQSLREGGDRGEAMDVMGRGAAAIAERLHDEGTLEGILGLGGSGNTSVATTAMRALPVGVPKLMVSTMASGDVEPYVGFKDIAMTYSVADIEGLNQLSRRIIANAALAMVGMVAREADVEVEEKPTVALTMFGVTTPCVQTAREYLEERGYETIVFHATGSGGRAMESLVREGVVDGVLDVTTTEWADELVGGVLSAGPDRLDAPGEMGIPHVVSVGALDMVNFGPPDSVPERFEDRTFYRHNPQVTLMRTTPDETAELGEILAGKVNHASGAVAVYLPLDGVSMLDVEGEPFFDPEADEALFDAVREHLDPGVELVEMDAAVNDDEFALALARKMDEFLSDASADATSDSG from the coding sequence GTGAGCGTCGTCATCGTCGGGACGCTCGACACGAAGGGCGAGGAGATCGCGTTCGCCCGCGACGTGATCGAGGCGCAGGGCGTGAACGTTCACGTCGTCGACGTGGGCGTGATGGACGACCCGGAGTTCACGCCGGACACGGACGCCGAAACCGTCGCCGAGGCCGGCGGGACGAGCCTCCAATCGCTCCGGGAGGGCGGCGACCGCGGCGAGGCGATGGACGTGATGGGACGCGGGGCCGCCGCTATCGCCGAGCGACTCCACGACGAGGGAACGTTGGAGGGTATCCTCGGACTCGGCGGGTCGGGTAACACCTCCGTCGCGACGACGGCGATGCGGGCGCTCCCGGTCGGTGTTCCGAAACTGATGGTGTCGACGATGGCCTCCGGCGACGTCGAACCGTACGTCGGCTTCAAGGACATCGCGATGACGTACTCGGTCGCCGACATCGAGGGCCTGAATCAGCTCTCTCGGCGCATCATCGCGAACGCGGCGCTGGCGATGGTCGGGATGGTCGCCAGGGAGGCCGACGTCGAGGTCGAGGAGAAACCCACCGTCGCTCTCACGATGTTCGGCGTCACGACGCCCTGTGTCCAGACCGCCCGCGAGTACCTCGAAGAGCGCGGCTACGAGACCATCGTCTTTCACGCGACCGGTTCGGGCGGGCGGGCGATGGAGAGTCTCGTTCGAGAGGGCGTCGTCGACGGTGTACTCGACGTGACGACGACCGAGTGGGCCGACGAACTCGTCGGCGGCGTACTCAGCGCCGGCCCGGACCGACTCGACGCGCCCGGCGAGATGGGAATCCCGCACGTCGTCTCGGTCGGGGCGCTCGACATGGTGAACTTCGGACCGCCCGACTCGGTCCCGGAGCGATTCGAGGACCGGACGTTCTATCGGCACAATCCGCAGGTGACGCTGATGCGGACGACGCCCGACGAGACCGCCGAACTCGGCGAGATTCTCGCGGGCAAGGTGAACCACGCGTCGGGAGCCGTCGCGGTGTATCTGCCACTCGACGGCGTCTCGATGCTCGACGTGGAGGGCGAGCCGTTTTTCGACCCCGAGGCCGACGAGGCGCTGTTCGACGCCGTCCGCGAGCACCTCGACCCCGGTGTCGAACTCGTCGAGATGGACGCCGCCGTCAACGACGACGAGTTCGCGCTGGCGCTCGCACGGAAGATGGACGAGTTCCTGAGCGACGCGTCCGCGGACGCGACGTCGGACAGCGGGTGA
- a CDS encoding phosphoenolpyruvate hydrolase family protein, producing MSNRFTRDEALDELRATVDEGKAIIGAGAGTGISAKFAERGGIDLLIIYNSGRYRMGGRGSLAGLLPYGDANEIVVEMGHEVLPVVEETPVLAGVNGTDPFRQMDVFVADLKRRGFSGVQNFPTVGLIDEDSQFRQNLEETGMGYDEEVEMIREASKQEMLTCPYVFNTDQAREMAEAGADVVVAHMGLTTSGDIGAETSLDLDTAAERVQEIHDAATDVDDDVMVICHGGPIAWPDDARHVLDNTEGVVGFFGASSIERLPTEEAIESQAREFKDIEL from the coding sequence ATGTCAAACCGATTCACGCGCGACGAAGCGCTCGACGAACTTCGCGCGACGGTCGACGAAGGGAAGGCGATAATCGGCGCGGGTGCCGGGACGGGTATCTCGGCGAAATTCGCCGAACGCGGCGGCATCGACCTGCTCATCATCTACAACTCCGGTCGCTACCGGATGGGCGGCCGCGGGTCGTTAGCGGGGCTGTTGCCCTACGGCGACGCCAACGAGATCGTCGTCGAGATGGGCCACGAGGTGCTCCCGGTCGTCGAGGAGACACCGGTGCTCGCCGGCGTGAACGGGACGGACCCGTTCCGGCAGATGGACGTGTTCGTCGCCGACCTGAAGCGCCGCGGGTTCTCCGGGGTACAGAACTTCCCCACCGTCGGTCTCATCGACGAGGACAGCCAGTTCCGGCAGAACTTGGAGGAGACCGGGATGGGCTACGACGAGGAGGTGGAGATGATTCGCGAGGCCAGTAAGCAGGAGATGCTCACCTGTCCGTACGTGTTCAACACCGACCAGGCGCGCGAGATGGCCGAGGCCGGTGCCGACGTCGTCGTCGCGCACATGGGACTGACGACCAGCGGCGACATCGGGGCCGAAACGTCGCTCGACCTCGACACTGCCGCCGAGCGCGTGCAGGAGATTCACGACGCCGCAACGGACGTCGACGACGACGTGATGGTCATCTGCCACGGCGGCCCGATAGCGTGGCCCGACGACGCGAGACACGTCCTCGACAACACCGAGGGCGTCGTCGGCTTCTTCGGCGCGTCCAGCATCGAGCGCCTCCCGACCGAGGAGGCCATCGAGAGTCAGGCCCGCGAGTTCAAGGACATCGAGCTATGA
- a CDS encoding alcohol dehydrogenase catalytic domain-containing protein translates to MRTAAFTELVGPDGVDIVDEPTPEAGVGEAVVDVEACAVNRHDLWILEGDSAMVDTGDLPFVSGLDVAGVVASVGDDVTAVSPGDRVVLCPNETCGVCRFCREGPENLCENFSLYHGGLAEFALVTADRLVALPDAVDTTTAAALPTAYMTALHMLRRAEVGPGDLVFIPGATGGIGVASVQLADVLGARTVGTSSSSAKLDQVSTLGLDHAVEGADVEEIRAAVRDIGAPDAVLNHLGGPYTELGLDLLRRGGRMVVCGRTAGGRSEIDVPDLFLGHKRLVGSTMGTQPDLERLVELVADGALSPEIHGTFPLEETGAAFEAMAERDHVGKIVVTP, encoded by the coding sequence ATGCGTACCGCAGCATTCACCGAACTCGTCGGTCCCGACGGTGTCGACATCGTCGACGAACCGACGCCGGAAGCAGGCGTGGGAGAGGCCGTCGTCGACGTCGAAGCCTGTGCCGTCAACCGCCACGACCTCTGGATTCTCGAAGGCGACTCCGCGATGGTCGACACCGGCGACCTGCCGTTCGTCAGCGGCCTCGACGTCGCCGGCGTCGTCGCGTCCGTCGGCGACGACGTGACCGCCGTCTCGCCGGGCGACCGCGTCGTGCTGTGTCCGAACGAGACCTGTGGAGTCTGCCGTTTCTGCCGGGAAGGTCCGGAGAACCTCTGCGAGAACTTCTCGCTGTACCACGGCGGCCTCGCCGAATTCGCGCTCGTGACCGCGGACCGCCTCGTCGCGCTCCCCGACGCCGTCGATACCACGACCGCGGCGGCGCTGCCGACCGCCTACATGACCGCCTTACACATGCTCCGGCGCGCCGAGGTCGGGCCCGGTGACCTGGTGTTCATCCCGGGTGCGACCGGCGGCATCGGCGTCGCGAGCGTGCAGTTAGCGGACGTTCTGGGTGCGCGAACGGTCGGTACCTCCTCGTCGTCGGCGAAGCTCGACCAGGTGTCGACGCTGGGCCTCGACCACGCCGTCGAAGGGGCCGACGTCGAGGAGATTCGAGCGGCAGTGCGCGATATAGGGGCGCCGGACGCGGTGCTCAACCACCTCGGCGGCCCGTACACCGAACTCGGACTGGACCTCCTCCGTCGCGGTGGCCGGATGGTCGTCTGCGGTCGGACCGCGGGCGGTCGCTCCGAAATCGACGTACCCGACCTGTTTCTTGGACACAAACGCCTCGTCGGCAGCACGATGGGGACGCAACCGGACCTCGAACGGCTGGTCGAACTCGTCGCCGACGGGGCGCTCTCGCCGGAGATACACGGAACCTTCCCGCTCGAAGAGACGGGCGCGGCCTTCGAGGCGATGGCCGAACGCGACCACGTGGGGAAAATCGTCGTGACGCCGTAG
- a CDS encoding helix-turn-helix transcriptional regulator: protein MAHTDTHGALDDISYLARSHHRVPLLVALATRPRSGAELRDLANVSSSTVRRTLREFETRRWVRKDGFRYEATELGAFVASSVEALVGQVETERKLRDVWHWLPGEESGFGVDTCVGAVVTVAESDDPYRPVNRFASLLRETDQFRFVGVGIALLEPCRDEFRERVLDGMRAEIIDPPSVAEHILETYPDHCSKPLESDNFSVRIHDDPPPYGVCLFDRRVGVCGYDHDSGTVRVLIDSVAPEAREWAEILYESYYRESRPLRRETIL from the coding sequence ATGGCACACACTGACACACACGGTGCGCTCGACGACATCAGCTACCTCGCGCGCTCACACCACCGCGTACCTCTCCTGGTGGCGCTCGCGACTCGGCCGAGGAGCGGGGCCGAACTCCGGGACCTGGCGAACGTCTCCTCCTCGACCGTCCGACGGACGCTCCGCGAGTTCGAGACGCGACGCTGGGTGCGTAAAGACGGGTTTCGGTACGAGGCGACGGAACTCGGGGCGTTCGTCGCGTCCTCGGTCGAGGCACTCGTCGGACAGGTCGAGACGGAGCGGAAGCTCCGCGACGTCTGGCACTGGCTCCCGGGCGAGGAGAGCGGCTTCGGCGTCGACACCTGCGTCGGGGCCGTCGTCACCGTCGCCGAGTCGGACGACCCGTACCGACCGGTGAACCGGTTCGCCTCGCTGCTCCGGGAGACCGACCAGTTCCGGTTCGTCGGCGTCGGCATCGCCCTGCTCGAACCCTGCAGAGACGAGTTCCGCGAGCGGGTGCTCGACGGCATGCGCGCGGAGATAATCGATCCGCCGAGCGTCGCCGAGCACATCCTCGAAACGTATCCGGACCACTGCTCGAAACCGCTCGAAAGCGACAACTTCAGCGTGCGGATACACGACGACCCACCGCCGTACGGCGTCTGTCTCTTCGACCGTCGGGTGGGCGTCTGCGGGTACGACCACGACAGCGGAACGGTCCGTGTGTTGATCGACTCCGTGGCCCCCGAAGCGCGCGAGTGGGCCGAAATCCTGTACGAGTCGTACTACCGCGAGAGTCGACCGCTCCGCCGCGAGACGATTCTCTAA
- a CDS encoding DUF1059 domain-containing protein, which produces MKDAHKLDCESAAADCRFIVQSEDESEAIELARRHMQDVHGKEYSDDELRTEHLQVV; this is translated from the coding sequence ATGAAAGACGCACACAAACTCGACTGCGAGTCGGCCGCCGCGGACTGCCGGTTCATCGTCCAATCGGAAGACGAATCGGAGGCGATAGAGCTCGCGAGGCGACACATGCAGGACGTCCACGGCAAAGAGTACAGCGACGACGAACTCCGGACGGAGCATCTGCAGGTCGTTTGA